A stretch of DNA from Lawsonibacter asaccharolyticus:
GACGGATGTCTGCGGCAGACTATTTGAGAGGACACCCTATTTCGGCGGAAGAGGATTGAGACCCATTCAAAAGCGGGAGGTGAAGCCCTGTGGATGCCCGAGAAACGGCGCTCCTCACCCTGAACGCCTGTGAGAGGCAGGGGGGATGGTCGGACGGCGCCCTGAAAAAGCAGATATCGGCGGCCGGATTGGACAGCCGGGACGCGGCGCTGGCCACCCAGCTGTGCGCCGGTGTTTTGCAGAACCAGATGCTCCTGGACTTCTATCTGGCCCATTTCTCCAATCTCCCCCTCAAGCGGATGGAGGGGCGGGTGGTCCAGGCCCTGCGCCTGGGGGCCTACCAGATGCTCTTTCTGGACAGGATTCCCCACAGCGCAGCGGTCAACCGGTCCGTAGAGCTGACCCGAGCCTACTGCAAGAACCCCCGGGCGGCGGGGATGGTCAACGGCATCCTCCGCAGTCTGGAGAGGAGCCTGGAGCGTCTGCCCACCATCCCCCAGCGGGACCCGGTGGAGTACCTGTCCATCCTGTACAGCCATCCGGCGTGGATGGTGCGGGAATTCCTGCTGACTCTGGGGAACGACGGCGCTGCGGCCCTGCTGCGGGCCAACAATGCGCAGCCTGCCACGGCGGCCCAGGTGAACACCCTGAAGATCAACGCCCGGGAGCTGCGCCTGCGCCTGGAGGAGCGAGGGGTTCGGGCAGAGGAACACCCCTGGCTGACAGACTGTATCCTCCTGTCTGGGACCGGGAATCTGGAGGAGCTGCCGGAGTTTCAGGCGGGTCTCTTCTACATCCAGGACCCAGCTTCCCGGCTGGCGGTGGCGGCAGCAGGCCCTGCCGCGGGGATGCGGGTGCTGGATGCCTGCGCGGCGCCCGGCGGCAAGTCCTTTGCCGCAGCTATCGCCATGGGGGGCAGGGGAACGGTGTGCTCCTGCGACCTGCACCCCCACAAGAA
This window harbors:
- a CDS encoding ribosomal RNA small subunit methyltransferase B produces the protein MDARETALLTLNACERQGGWSDGALKKQISAAGLDSRDAALATQLCAGVLQNQMLLDFYLAHFSNLPLKRMEGRVVQALRLGAYQMLFLDRIPHSAAVNRSVELTRAYCKNPRAAGMVNGILRSLERSLERLPTIPQRDPVEYLSILYSHPAWMVREFLLTLGNDGAAALLRANNAQPATAAQVNTLKINARELRLRLEERGVRAEEHPWLTDCILLSGTGNLEELPEFQAGLFYIQDPASRLAVAAAGPAAGMRVLDACAAPGGKSFAAAIAMGGRGTVCSCDLHPHKKKLIANGAARLGLDCVTPMTADACVHRPEWEGAFDLVLVDAPCSGLGVIRKKPDIRYKDPEPLAALPSVQRRILENVSSYVRPGGTLLYSTCTLLRRENENVVSAFLEAHPQFGPEPFQLPGVPGAEGSSWMLTLWPHIQGTDGFFISRMKKREEAL